The genomic window CCGATCGCTGATGTGCAGCGGTAAGACAGACAAGCGCACATGATTAAAATGGACTAGACACAGGTAGTTCCCATGTGTCTGTTTTTGTTTTGCATGATTTGGCACTCTAAGATAAACAGAGGGAGTGGTGCCTCTGTCGCGCAAGTTTTTAGAGCGGGGGCGATCGACTTGAAACAGTGGGTCAAACGCGCGCGCAGCGTGCAAGACAAATGGGACGATCAGTTTTTAGACTGGCTTTCTCGTCATGTGGACTTTTTTTTGGCCCTCACATGTGCCGTCGAACTCTTCTATGGCATCGCGCGCGCTCAGTACAGTCTGGTCATCTCTATCGTGCTCGTTGGCGCCATCAGCTTTTTTATCGGTTTTGTCCAGTCCGTCGCCGTCACACTGCTCATGATGAGTACCTTGTTTTTTCACGGCGTCCTTGTCAAACACACCTTAGACATTCCTTTTCTCGTCGCCGCGACTGCCGGATGGCTTTGTGTATCGTGGCTTGGCTATCATCACAGGGAAGAACAAAAAAATCAGAAACGTCGCTTACAGAGCATTGAACTGGATCATGAAAAAACGACGTCTGCATTGCCTTGGGCCGTCAGCAATGAGATTCGTACGTCGCTTGCAGCGATTCGCTTTTTGCTGTTTCCACTTCAAGGCGAGAGTGATGGGGGAGACGCGTCTCGCGAAATGCCGATCGCAAAGGCCACAAATGAACTTCAGCGTTTAGAAAACTTGTTCATGGATTACGAAGAAATCATTCAGGAGAAGCCGAGTCAGTCCTCCCGCAAGGTATAGCCTTCACGAAGCGCATACGTGGCCGCCTGAACGCGATTGCTGAGATGGAGTTTCTCAAGGATGTTGCGCACGTGATTGCGCACGGTGTTCTCGCTGATAAATAGCGCACTCGCGATATCGCGGTTGCTTGACCCTGCGCTCAAGTGACGCAGAACGTCGATTTCACGCTCTGTGAGTGGATCGACTTCTTGCACTTTTTTTGTGGCGGTTGCGGACAGTTCGTGAATGATTTTGACTGCCAGATTTCCAGGGATGACCGGTTCTCCCGAGTATACGCGCTGGACGCTGTCGATGACGGTTTGCGGGCTTGCATTCTTTAGGATGTACCCTGATGCGCCCGCTTTCACCGCTTCAAAGAGCGCCTGCTCTGCGTCGGAAACAGTCAGGATGAGGATGCGCGCATCGCTGTTTTTTTCCCGCATGATCCGTGTCGCTTCAAGTCCTGTCATGATTGGCATATTAATATCCATGATGACCACATCGGGTGCGAGTTCCATAAATTGTGTCACGGCCTCCTGACCGTTGCTCGCTTCGCCGACAACCTCAATGGCTTTGTGCCTCCCGATCATGGCGCTTACTCCTTCGCGGAACAACTCGTGATCATCGACAATCAGTACGCGGATCGTGTCGCTGTTGGCTTTTTCGCTGTCAAGCATTTGTTTAACATCCCTTTCGATCGGATCGCATCCATATTGATGTTACTATAGCGAATTATACAGTGAAGCAGATCATCCGTTAGGACTATTTTCCGTCTGAGTTGACCATTCGCCGGGCAACGCAAGAATGGCAAACAAGCCGGAATTCCAACACCTCACCACCATAACCGGGGCCCTGCCCATGAAAATCTAAGTTTCACAGACTGTCGGCCAGTGCGGACCCGCATGATTGCAGGATTTCCATCTTATCGAGAAATTAGCACACTTCAACCGCGACGGCCCCCTGTCCGTGTGGTTCACGCAAGAGGTGCTGGTGCGCACGGCATGGTTGACGTGACGGATGTTGCGCAGTTGCGTCAGGTTGAGCATTTCAAAAAGGCGGATCACGAATGTGGCAGGAGGATTGCGCGAGGGGTGGGTCTGTCATTTCTAGGCAATCATGTTGTAGAATGAGTCTGAAGAATGCCAAATGAGAGGGGGAATCCTTGTGCATCTGGCTTCCATCCATGGCGACTAGCTCATGAAAAGGGATGATTCTATCCGTTTCCGAATAGGGGCTGTTTTGTATTGAGCAATGAGTTTCTGCGTATGGTTGTTGAACCAGGGCTTTCTGAAGAGGCATATCTGTCTGTGCTTGACTTGGCAAAACGTTGCCAGAAGCATGACGGACTGACGCTTAAAATAAATGAACCTTTTTTGCGAACGAGACCTGCCTATGAAGTGAATGATTTTCTCTATTACGCGGGGGATCGCTTGATTGGCTACCTTGGATTGCACCAGTTTCAGATGCATGAAGTGGAATTGACAGGCATGGTCGATCCCGCGTATCGAAGAAGAGGCATCTTTTCCGCATTGGTGGCAGAGGCGCGGCAGGAGATCTATGAGCGCGGCGCGTCTGTACTCATTTTTATCACGCCACAGGAATCAATATCAGGAAAACACTGTCTTCAGTCGCTTGGTGCCACATATTCTTTTTCAGAGTATCACATGCAGTGGGATGGACGTGTGCGTCAAGCGCAACCTTCCAGCCTAACGCTGCGCAGCGCAGAGGGGGATGAAGATTTTAAGCGTGTGGCGCACATAACCGCTGCGTGTTTTGAGATGGATGCAGAGGATGTACACACTTCGATCATGAAGTCGAGCGTTCCTGGAATGAATCGCTATCTGATTGAGTCGCAAGGGGAGCCCATTGGCACCATCGCAGTCCAGGAGATTGATCAGCGAGAAGCGTTTCTTTTTGGGTTCTGCATTTTAGAGGCGTATCGCGGGAAAGGTTTAGGGCGTGTCGCACTGACTGCGACCATTGCGCAGTTGTCAGAACGCGGTGTCTCATCCATCGCGCTTGAGGTGGCGGCAGAGAATCGCCGCGCTCTCACCCTCTATGAGGGGTGTGGATTTTCCGTTGTACGGGCAAATGACTATTTTAAGCAGTCTCTCGAATAACAGATAAAATAACAGATAAAAATGGGGGAAGCAGAATGCCACGCGCAGAGAATCGCAAGCGACCGCCAGGTTCGCAGGGTGCCGGATTTGGAAGCGGCCATCTCGATAAGACATCGACGCATCAACATATCATAGAACAGAAGCAACGTTTGGATAAAAAACAGGAACTGATCGCGAAAATGAAAAAGATTCAAAAAGACAAGTTGGGCGATGGAGAGAAATCTTGAAGCAATTCGAGCACACGAACGCATCGAATGGGTTCCTTGACAGATACGTCAGCGAAGGGTGTGGCATGTGGCTGTTGAATCGCTAGGTGTGAGTTCGCTTTTTAAAAACCGCTTTCTCGCCACGATTCTTATGTCTGGCCTGTTTGTTCAGATCGGAATCTGGGTCCGAAACTTCGGCGTTTTGCTCTATGTCATGGATCGAACCCATGGCAATGCGTACGCCGTTTCCTTGATCTCCGTCGCTGAGTTTGCGCCGATTTTTATCTTCTCCTTTATTGGCGGGACATTTGCCGATCGCTGGCCGCCAAAGCGCACGATGGTTATTTGTGATCTTTTTAGCGGTCTCGCGCTATCCGTCATCCTGGGATTTCTTTCGAGCGGTGCATGGCAGGCAGTCTTTTTTGCTACACTTGCCTCGTCCATTCTGTCGCAATTCTCACAGCCTGCAGGGATGCGCCTTTTTAAACTGTATGTTCCAGAGGAATACATGCAGGCGGGAATGTCGATCTATCAGACCATGTTTGCAATCTTTATGATCATCGGTCCGATGATCGGAACGTTCGTCTATCAACATTTTGGCATCTTTGTATGCATCATCGTGACCGGAATCGCCTTTCTCTTTTCTGCGGGAACCCTCTTGTTTTTGCCGCGCGATCATGCAGAGACACAGGCGGTTGAGAGGATGTCACTTCTCTTTGACATGCGCGAGGGGATTCGCTATGTACTCTCAAAACGTGTGCTGTCAGCCTTGGGCGGCTGTTTTTTGTCGGCGGGGCTTGCGATTGGCCTCATTCAACCTTTGGGAATATTCATCGTGACAGAGCGTCTGCACCTTCCCCAGACAGATCTTCAGTGGTTTACCGGAATCAATGGGTTGGCGATGGTAATCGGCGGTGTCGTATCCATGGTGCTAGCGAAGCGGATCGCGCCGCACATTGTGCTTTTTATCGGTATGGCCGTTTCTGGGTTGACCATCGCGGGCATTGGTGTTTCAACGATCGTCTGGCTTAGCTTACTTGCACAGTTTCTGGGCGGGCTTGTCATGCCGGGTATTCAGATCAGCATCAACACCATGATTTTGAGCCATACCGAAAATGCGTATGTCGGACGCGTCAACGGCATCTTGAATCCGCTGTTTATGGGTGGCATGATCCTTACGATGATGGTGGCAGGGGCACTCGTCTCATGGCTGTCGATCGTATGGGTGTATCTCTTTTCCGGCATGCTTTTTTGTATCGGATTGATCGCGCTTGTTCCCATTTTTCGCAAACATTCGAG from Ferroacidibacillus organovorans includes these protein-coding regions:
- a CDS encoding response regulator; protein product: MLDSEKANSDTIRVLIVDDHELFREGVSAMIGRHKAIEVVGEASNGQEAVTQFMELAPDVVIMDINMPIMTGLEATRIMREKNSDARILILTVSDAEQALFEAVKAGASGYILKNASPQTVIDSVQRVYSGEPVIPGNLAVKIIHELSATATKKVQEVDPLTEREIDVLRHLSAGSSNRDIASALFISENTVRNHVRNILEKLHLSNRVQAATYALREGYTLRED
- a CDS encoding catalase, with the translated sequence MIAGFPSYREISTLQPRRPPVRVVHARGAGAHGMVDVTDVAQLRQVEHFKKADHECGRRIARGVGLSFLGNHVVE
- a CDS encoding GNAT family N-acetyltransferase, whose translation is MSNEFLRMVVEPGLSEEAYLSVLDLAKRCQKHDGLTLKINEPFLRTRPAYEVNDFLYYAGDRLIGYLGLHQFQMHEVELTGMVDPAYRRRGIFSALVAEARQEIYERGASVLIFITPQESISGKHCLQSLGATYSFSEYHMQWDGRVRQAQPSSLTLRSAEGDEDFKRVAHITAACFEMDAEDVHTSIMKSSVPGMNRYLIESQGEPIGTIAVQEIDQREAFLFGFCILEAYRGKGLGRVALTATIAQLSERGVSSIALEVAAENRRALTLYEGCGFSVVRANDYFKQSLE
- a CDS encoding MFS transporter, which translates into the protein MAVESLGVSSLFKNRFLATILMSGLFVQIGIWVRNFGVLLYVMDRTHGNAYAVSLISVAEFAPIFIFSFIGGTFADRWPPKRTMVICDLFSGLALSVILGFLSSGAWQAVFFATLASSILSQFSQPAGMRLFKLYVPEEYMQAGMSIYQTMFAIFMIIGPMIGTFVYQHFGIFVCIIVTGIAFLFSAGTLLFLPRDHAETQAVERMSLLFDMREGIRYVLSKRVLSALGGCFLSAGLAIGLIQPLGIFIVTERLHLPQTDLQWFTGINGLAMVIGGVVSMVLAKRIAPHIVLFIGMAVSGLTIAGIGVSTIVWLSLLAQFLGGLVMPGIQISINTMILSHTENAYVGRVNGILNPLFMGGMILTMMVAGALVSWLSIVWVYLFSGMLFCIGLIALVPIFRKHSSALATELGDQA